From the Heptranchias perlo isolate sHepPer1 chromosome 26, sHepPer1.hap1, whole genome shotgun sequence genome, one window contains:
- the LOC137342786 gene encoding collagen alpha-1(I) chain-like has protein sequence MTFQSFSQINCDTNSNPSLMVIRVKTGCSAREMKCLHVETHTDFSQVPHIKETKPNTPARRPRASSGSKAQGQGQGQLRLQGPGPGPAPAPRPRASSGSKAQGQLRLQGPGPAPAPRPRASSGSGSKAQGQLQGPGPAPAPRPRASSGSKAQGQLRLQGPGPAPAPRPRARAGSGSKAQGRLRIQGPGPAPAPRPRAGSGSKAQGRLQGPGPAPAPRPRASSGSKAQGQLRLQGPGPAPAPRPRASSGPKAQGQGRPQRPGPGPAPTPRARAGPNAQGQGRPQGPGPGPAPRPRARAGPKAQGQGRPQGPGPAPRPRARAGPKAQGQGRPQGPGPGPAPRPRAGSGSKAQGQGRFRLRLQGPGPAPAPRPRARAGSGSKAQGQGRLQGPGPAPAPRPRASSGSKAQGQGRLRLQGPGPAPDPRPRAGSGSKAQGRLRLQGPGPAPRPRASSGSKAQGQLRLQGPGPAPAPRPRASSGSKAQGQLRPQGPGPGPAPTPRARAGPNAQGQGRPQRPGPGPAPRPRARAGPKAQGQGRPQGPGPGPAPRPRASPKAQGQGRPQGPGPGPAPRPRARAGPKAQGRLRLQGPGPGPVPAPAPRPRAGSGSKAQGQGRLRLQGPGPGPAPAPRPRAGSGSRAQGQGRLRLQGPGPAPAPRPRAGSGSKAQGQGRLRLQGPAPAPRPRARAGSGSGSKARGRLRLQGPGPAPAPRPGAGSGSKARGRLRLQGPGPAPAPRPGAGSGSKARGRLRLQGPGPGPAPAPRPRARAGSQAQGQGRLRLPGPGTGPAPAPRPRARAGSGSQAQGQGRLRLPGPGPGPAPAPRARAGSGSKAQGRLRLPGPGPAPAPRPRARAGSGSKGQGRLRLQGPGPAPAPRPRAGSGSKAQGRLRLQGPGPGPAPAPRPRARTRASSGSKAQGRLRLQGPGPAPAPRPRAGSGSKAQGRLRLQGPGPAPAPRPRAGSGSKAQGRLRLQGPGPAPAPRPRAGSGSKAQGRLRLQGPGPAPAPRPRAGSGSKAQGRLRLQGPGPAPAPRPRAGSGSKAQGRLRLQGPGPGPAPAPRPRARASSGSKAQGQFRLQGPGPVPAPRPRASSGSKAQGRLRLQGPGPAPAPRPRARASSGSKAQGQGQLRLQGPGPVPAPRPRASSGSKAQGQFRLQGPGPVPAPRPRASSGSKAQGQFRLQGQFRLQGPGPVPAPRPRASSGSKAQGQFRLQGPGPVPAPRPRASSGSKAQGQFRLQGPGPGPVLDRGRATKGYTR, from the coding sequence ATGACATTTCAAAGCTTTAGCCAGATTAACTGCGACACCAATTCAAACCCATCACTGATGGTAATCCGAGTGAAAACCGGGTGCTCAGCAAGGGAAATGAAATGTCTTCATGTCGAGACACATACAGACTTcagtcaggttccacatataaaAGAGACTAAACCCAACACTCCAGCTCGAAGGCCCAGGGCCAGCTCCGGCTCCAAGGCCCAGGGCCAGGGCCAGGGCCAGCTCCGGCTCCAAGGCCCAGGCCCAGGGCCAGCTCCGGCTCCAAGGCCCAGGGCCAGCTCCGGCTCCAAGGCCCAGGGCCAGCTCCGGCTCCAAGGCCCAGGGCCAGCTCCGGCTCCAAGGCCCAGGGCCagctccggctccggctccaAGGCCCAGGGCCAGCTCCAAGGCCCAGGGCCAGCTCCGGCTCCAAGGCCCAGGGCCAGCTCCGGCTCCAAGGCCCAGGGCCAGCTCCGGCTCCAAGGCCCAGGGCCAGCTCCGGCTCCAAGGCCCAGGGCCAGGGCCGGCTCCGGCTCCAAGGCCCAGGGCCGGCTCCGGATCCAAGGCCCAGGGCCGGCTCCGGCTCCAAGGCCCAGGGCCGGCTCCGGCTCCAAGGCCCAGGGCCGGCTCCAAGGCCCAGGGCCAGCTCCGGCTCCAAGGCCCAGGGCCAGCTCCGGCTCCAAGGCCCAGGGCCAGCTCCGGCTCCAAGGCCCAGGGCCAGCTCCGGCTCCAAGGCCCAGGGCCAGCTCCGGCCCCAAGGCCCAGGGCCAGGGCCGGCCCCAACGCCCAGGGCCAGGGCCGGCCCCAACGCCCAGGGCCAGGGCCGGCCCCAACGCCCAGGGCCAGGGCCGGCCCCAAGGCCCAGGGCCAGGGCCGGCCCCAAGGCCCAGGGCCAGGGCCGGCCCCAAGGCCCAGGGCCAGGGCCGGCCCCAAGGCCCAGGGCCAGCCCCAAGGCCCAGGGCCAGGGCCGGCCCCAAGGCCCAGGGCCAGGGCCGGCCCCAAGGCCCAGGGCCAGGGCCGGCCCCAAGGCCCAGGGCCGGCTCCGGCTCCAAGGCCCAGGGCCAGGGCCGGTTCCGGCTCCGGCTCCAAGGCCCAGGGCCGGCTCCGGCTCCAAGGCCCAGGGCCAGGGCCGGCTCCGGCTCCAAGGCCCAGGGCCAGGGCCGGCTCCAAGGCCCAGGGCCGGCTCCGGCTCCAAGGCCCAGGGCCAGCTCCGGCTCCAAGGCCCAGGGCCAGGGCCGGCTCCGGCTCCAAGGCCCAGGGCCGGCTCCGGATCCAAGGCCCAGGGCCGGCTCCGGCTCCAAGGCCCAGGGCCGGCTCCGGCTCCAAGGCCCAGGGCCGGCTCCAAGGCCCAGGGCCAGCTCCGGCTCCAAGGCCCAGGGCCAGCTCCGGCTCCAAGGCCCAGGGCCAGCTCCGGCTCCAAGGCCCAGGGCCAGCTCCGGCTCCAAGGCCCAGGGCCAGCTCCGGCCCCAAGGCCCAGGGCCAGGGCCGGCCCCAACGCCCAGGGCCAGGGCCGGCCCCAACGCCCAGGGCCAGGGCCGGCCCCAACGCCCAGGGCCAGGGCCGGCCCCAAGGCCCAGGGCCAGGGCCGGCCCCAAGGCCCAGGGCCAGGGCCGGCCCCAAGGCCCAGGGCCAGGGCCGGCCCCAAGGCCCAGGGCCAGCCCCAAGGCCCAGGGCCAGGGCCGGCCCCAAGGCCCAGGGCCAGGGCCGGCCCCAAGGCCCAGGGCCAGGGCCGGCCCCAAGGCCCAGGGCCGGCTCCGGCTCCAAGGCCCAGGGCCAGGGCCGGTTCCGGCTCCGGCTCCAAGGCCCAGGGCCGGCTCCGGCTCCAAGGCCCAGGGCCAGGGCCGGCTCCGGCTCCAAGGCCCAGGGCCAGGGCCGGCTCCGGCTCCAAGGCCCAGGGCCGGCTCCGGCTCCAGGGCCCAGGGCCAGGGCCGGCTCCGGCTCCAAGGCCCAGGGCCGGCTCCGGCTCCAAGGCCCAGGGCCGGCTCCGGCTCCAAGGCCCAGGGCCAGGGCCGGCTCCGGCTCCAAGGCCCGGCTCCGGCTCCAAGGCCCAGGGCCAGGGCCggctccggctccggctccaAGGCCCGGGGCCGGCTCCGGCTCCAAGGCCCGGGGCCGGCTCCGGCTCCAAGGCCCGGGGCCGGCTCCGGCTCCAAGGCCCGGGGCCGGCTCCGGCTCCAAGGCCCGGGGCCGGCTCCGGCTCCAAGGCCCGGGGCCGGCTCCGGCTCCAAGGCCCGGGGCCGGCTCCGGCTCCAAGGCCCGGGGCCAGGGCCGGCTCCGGCTCCCAGGCCCAGGGCCAGGGCCGGCTCCCAGGCCCAGGGCCAGGGCCGGCTCCGGCTCCCAGGCCCAGGGACAGGGCCGGCTCCGGCTCCCAGGCCCAGGGCCAGGGCCGGCTCCGGCTCCCAGGCCCAGGGCCAGGGCCGGCTCCGGCTCCCAGGCCCAGGGCCAGGGCCGGCTCCGGCTCCAAGGGCCAGGGCCGGCTCCGGCTCCAAGGCCCAGGGCCGGCTCCGGCTCCCAGGCCCAGGGCCGGCTCCGGCTCCCAGGCCCAGGGCCAGGGCCGGCTCCGGCTCCAAGGGCCAGGGCCGGCTCCGGCTCCAAGGCCCAGGGCCGGCTCCGGCTCCAAGGCCCAGGGCCGGCTCCGGCTCCAAGGCCCAGGGCCGGCTCCGGCTCCAAGGCCCAGGGCCAGGGCCGGCTCCGGCTCCAAGGCCCAGGGCCAGGACCAGGGCCAGCTCCGGCTCCAAGGCCCAGGGCCGGCTCCGGCTCCAAGGCCCAGGGCCGGCTCCGGCTCCAAGGCCCAGGGCCGGCTCCGGCTCCAAGGCCCAGGGCCGGCTCCGGCTCCAAGGCCCAGGGCCGGCTCCGGCTCCAAGGCCCAGGGCCGGCTCCGGCTCCAAGGCCCAGGGCCGGCTCCGGCTCCAAGGCCCAGGGCCGGCTCCGGCTCCAAGGCCCAGGGCCGGCTCCGGCTCCAAGGCCCAGGGCCGGCTCCGGCTCCAAGGCCCAGGGCCGGCTCCGGCTCCAAGGCCCAGGGCCGGCTCCGGCTCCAAGGCCCAGGGCCGGCTCCGGCTCCAAGGCCCAGGGCCGGCTCCGGCTCCAAGGCCCAGGGCCGGCTCCGGCTCCAAGGCCCAGGGCCGGCTCCGGCTCCAAGGCCCAGGGCCAGGGCCAGCTCCGGCTCCAAGGCCCAGGGCCAGGGCCAGCTCCGGCTCCAAGGCCCAGGGCCAGTTCCGGCTCCAAGGCCCAGGGCCAGTTCCGGCTCCAAGGCCCAGGGCCAGTTCCGGCTCCAAGGCCCAGGGCCGGCTCCGGCTCCAAGGCCCAGGGCCGGCTCCGGCTCCAAGGCCCAGGGCCAGGGCCAGCTCCGGCTCCAAGGCCCAGGGCCAGGGCCAGCTCCGGCTCCAAGGCCCAGGGCCAGTTCCGGCTCCAAGGCCCAGGGCCAGTTCCGGCTCCAAGGCCCAGGGCCAGTTCCGGCTCCAAGGCCCAGGGCCAGTTCCGGCTCCAAGGCCCAGGGCCAGTTCCGGCTCCAAGGCCCAGGGCCAGTTCCGGCTCCAAGGCCAGTTCCGGCTCCAAGGCCCAGGGCCAGTTCCGGCTCCAAGGCCCAGGGCCAGTTCCGGCTCCAAGGCCCAGGGCCAGTTCCGGCTCCAAGGCCCAGGGCCAGTTCCGGCTCCAAGGCCCAGGGCCAGTTCCGGCTCCAAGGCCCAGGGCCAGTTCCGGCTCCAAGGCCCAGGGCCAGGGCCAGTTCTGGATAGGGGTAGGGcgactaagggatacacacgataa